From Pelosinus fermentans DSM 17108, the proteins below share one genomic window:
- a CDS encoding methyl-accepting chemotaxis protein — MKIKTKLIIGYTVLSCLVIAVTISSIYGFKNLQTAYETITNQSDVTVIHLREIQYYFTGQANDERGFLLTGSQEFRKEIGEKSDNIKKRVLLLQGLITTKEQQELLSKIDAAHTRFTQSNYSVMDLYSTGHIEEAKQMSFGDGRKTRKDLETAFNQLVTFTLEKAADQKQQALELAKNIMIGILIASAIAISIGILLGLYMARTITKPIIQMTDHMVRGDLHFAANVTSADEVGHLIRAFDKMITTLRSMVTGVQSNAEQVAASAEELTASAEESAHAVNQVATSIMEVAQGSDEQVTIVNENIAGIEQLAASIGQVAVKTTQVSLNAQQAAISAKSGSDAIEAAINQMLQVEQSAVKSAEVIAKLGGHSQEIGQIVDAIANIAGQTNLLALNAAIEAARAGEHGRGFAVVAEEVRKLAEQSQHATKEIGDLIHEIQGDTDEAVQAMRIGSQEVQKGNTVVNLAGRSFNEIAGSVEQVSSQMQDISALTQQILDKSQHIVASIGNIAAISKENASRTQTASAATEEQSASLEEIASSSQVLAKLAEELQRSISHFKS, encoded by the coding sequence GTGAAGATCAAAACAAAATTAATTATAGGATATACTGTTTTATCATGTTTAGTTATTGCTGTAACCATATCTTCCATTTACGGATTTAAAAATTTACAAACTGCCTATGAGACAATTACCAACCAATCAGACGTTACGGTGATTCATTTGCGGGAGATACAATATTATTTTACCGGGCAGGCCAATGATGAACGCGGATTCTTGTTAACTGGCAGTCAGGAATTTCGCAAGGAAATCGGCGAAAAATCCGACAATATAAAAAAACGTGTCCTATTGCTTCAAGGACTGATTACGACAAAGGAACAGCAAGAGCTATTAAGTAAGATTGATGCCGCACATACTCGTTTTACGCAAAGCAATTATTCTGTAATGGATCTTTATTCGACTGGACATATAGAAGAAGCAAAGCAAATGTCATTTGGAGATGGTCGAAAAACTCGCAAAGATTTGGAAACCGCTTTTAACCAGTTGGTAACATTTACGTTGGAAAAGGCTGCTGATCAAAAACAGCAGGCTCTGGAGCTGGCAAAGAACATTATGATTGGCATACTAATCGCTTCAGCTATTGCAATTAGTATCGGTATTCTATTAGGTCTCTACATGGCACGTACCATAACGAAACCGATCATTCAAATGACGGATCATATGGTAAGGGGTGATTTGCATTTTGCTGCGAATGTTACGTCTGCAGATGAAGTTGGTCATTTAATTCGGGCCTTTGACAAAATGATAACAACTTTGCGTTCTATGGTTACCGGTGTACAATCCAATGCAGAACAAGTTGCTGCTTCGGCGGAAGAATTGACAGCTAGTGCCGAAGAATCTGCCCATGCAGTCAATCAGGTTGCCACCTCTATTATGGAGGTAGCCCAGGGATCGGATGAGCAAGTCACGATTGTGAATGAAAACATAGCGGGTATTGAGCAGTTAGCTGCCAGTATTGGGCAGGTTGCTGTTAAAACGACTCAGGTATCTTTAAATGCCCAGCAGGCTGCTATTTCTGCGAAATCTGGGAGCGACGCTATTGAGGCTGCCATTAATCAAATGCTGCAAGTGGAACAGTCTGCGGTCAAATCGGCAGAAGTTATTGCTAAATTAGGAGGGCACTCTCAGGAAATTGGGCAGATTGTCGATGCCATTGCCAATATTGCGGGTCAAACCAATCTTCTTGCTCTTAATGCTGCAATTGAAGCCGCAAGGGCAGGAGAACACGGCAGAGGTTTTGCTGTTGTTGCCGAAGAAGTACGAAAACTGGCAGAACAGTCCCAGCATGCTACCAAAGAGATTGGGGATCTCATTCATGAAATTCAGGGAGATACTGATGAAGCAGTGCAGGCTATGCGAATTGGATCGCAAGAAGTGCAAAAAGGCAATACAGTGGTCAATCTAGCAGGGCGGTCTTTTAACGAAATTGCTGGTTCAGTAGAGCAAGTTTCTTCCCAGATGCAGGACATTTCAGCGCTCACCCAACAAATTCTTGACAAGAGCCAGCACATTGTTGCCTCAATCGGCAACATCGCTGCGATTAGCAAGGAAAATGCCAGTCGAACCCAAACTGCATCGGCAGCAACAGAGGAGCAATCCGCATCACTAGAAGAAATTGCTTCTTCCAGCCAGGTATTGGCAAAGTTGGCTGAAGAACTGCAACGTTCTATTTCTCACTTTAAAAGTTAA
- a CDS encoding alpha-hydroxy-acid oxidizing protein, with translation MREVRETARKQMIGKCRVCPVCNGRACAGEVPGMGGTGTGEAFTENVRALARLKLNMRVIHDALQPDTTVEMFGQQLKTPIMGAPITGAVINAGEALTELNMVSALVEGSHLAGSIGWIGDPANPSMYEDGLASIRRAGQGIAIIKPRVDNQEIIALFKLAEKAGAIALGTDLDGAGLITMALKGQPVGPKTTEQLIELIQSTALPFIIKGIMTVDEAVTCVEVGAKAIVISNHGGRVLDHTPGVADVLPEIARAVKGKITILADGGVRSGADVLKLLALGADGVLVGRPLIMGAYGGNAEGVKTIIDKYTSELKAAMILTGCKSVKEIPPEVLWNK, from the coding sequence ATGAGAGAAGTAAGAGAAACTGCAAGGAAACAGATGATTGGTAAATGCCGGGTGTGTCCAGTTTGTAATGGACGGGCTTGTGCAGGAGAAGTTCCCGGCATGGGAGGAACGGGGACAGGTGAAGCCTTTACTGAAAATGTACGGGCTCTTGCCAGGCTGAAGTTGAACATGCGGGTCATACATGATGCTTTGCAGCCTGACACAACAGTTGAAATGTTTGGTCAGCAGCTCAAAACTCCTATCATGGGAGCACCGATTACTGGTGCAGTGATTAATGCAGGTGAGGCATTGACAGAACTCAATATGGTTTCAGCTCTTGTAGAGGGCAGTCATTTGGCGGGAAGTATCGGATGGATTGGTGATCCGGCTAATCCTAGTATGTATGAAGATGGTTTAGCATCCATTCGCAGGGCCGGTCAAGGCATTGCTATCATAAAACCTCGTGTGGATAATCAGGAAATTATTGCGCTTTTTAAATTGGCTGAAAAAGCTGGTGCCATCGCATTAGGAACAGACCTTGACGGAGCAGGTCTGATTACCATGGCTTTAAAGGGGCAGCCGGTTGGTCCGAAAACTACAGAACAGCTTATAGAGTTGATACAATCTACTGCCCTGCCCTTTATTATCAAAGGAATTATGACGGTGGATGAGGCTGTTACATGTGTAGAAGTAGGAGCAAAGGCGATTGTCATCTCGAATCATGGAGGCAGGGTACTGGATCATACTCCTGGTGTGGCAGATGTGCTGCCGGAAATTGCCAGGGCAGTAAAGGGGAAAATTACGATATTAGCTGATGGCGGGGTACGTTCTGGAGCCGATGTATTAAAATTACTGGCGTTAGGGGCAGATGGAGTGTTAGTCGGCCGGCCACTCATTATGGGGGCCTATGGCGGAAATGCAGAAGGCGTAAAAACCATTATTGATAAATATACCAGTGAATTAAAGGCTGCTATGATTTTAACAGGCTGTAAGAGCGTTAAGGAGATCCCGCCAGAGGTTTTATGGAATAAATAA
- the nirJ1 gene encoding putative heme d1 biosynthesis radical SAM protein NirJ1: MLLMKNIEKRVKNMIGVSKLLCDTENFGDSLRYAPGVHGQRHGAAQGMGPVLSWNITRTCNLRCVHCYSDSDGKKYDGELTTKEAKKFIDDCAAFKVPVLLLSGGEPLIRPDVFELVEHAKKYGIRSTFSTNGTLIDKQLAKDIKALNVGYVGISLDGLGEANDKFRGKQGAFEKALEGIRNCLDVGQRVGLRFTINRYNFHDLENIFRLIKEEKIPRVCFYHLVYSGRASQMMEHDVTHEESRQAMDLIMAKAQELDKTCEILTVDNHADIVYLYLQALKKDPVRAEKVWNLMMRNGGNRSGIAFGNVDPLGNVHSDQFTQNYTFGNVRDRAIGDIWTDESNPILAGLKDRKALLKGRCGICKWLNVCNGNFRARAEAATGDFWESDPACYLTDEEIGIVK, translated from the coding sequence ATGCTGCTAATGAAAAATATTGAGAAAAGAGTGAAAAATATGATTGGTGTAAGCAAATTGCTTTGTGATACGGAAAATTTCGGGGATTCATTGCGTTATGCTCCCGGTGTCCATGGACAACGTCATGGTGCTGCTCAAGGTATGGGACCGGTACTTTCTTGGAATATTACCCGAACCTGTAATTTGAGATGTGTACATTGCTACTCTGATTCCGATGGGAAAAAATATGATGGTGAGCTGACAACGAAAGAGGCTAAAAAATTTATTGATGACTGTGCTGCCTTTAAGGTCCCTGTTTTGTTGTTGTCAGGAGGAGAACCACTCATTCGTCCTGATGTTTTTGAATTGGTGGAACACGCCAAGAAATATGGCATACGTTCTACTTTTTCTACCAATGGCACATTGATTGACAAACAATTAGCAAAAGATATTAAGGCACTAAATGTAGGTTATGTGGGTATTAGCCTTGATGGTCTGGGTGAAGCCAATGATAAATTTCGTGGTAAGCAAGGGGCCTTTGAGAAAGCCCTGGAAGGCATCCGCAACTGTCTGGATGTGGGACAACGCGTTGGTTTGCGTTTTACCATTAACCGCTATAATTTTCATGATTTAGAAAATATTTTTCGCTTGATAAAAGAAGAAAAAATTCCACGGGTCTGTTTTTATCATTTGGTGTATTCAGGAAGAGCTTCTCAGATGATGGAGCATGATGTTACTCATGAGGAGTCTCGTCAGGCTATGGATCTTATTATGGCTAAGGCGCAAGAACTTGATAAAACCTGTGAAATACTTACTGTTGATAACCATGCGGATATTGTATATTTGTATTTGCAGGCTCTTAAGAAGGATCCTGTGCGGGCCGAGAAGGTATGGAATCTGATGATGCGCAATGGCGGCAATCGTTCAGGCATCGCTTTTGGCAATGTAGATCCTTTAGGCAATGTTCATTCGGATCAATTTACCCAGAATTATACCTTTGGAAATGTTCGTGATCGAGCAATTGGTGACATTTGGACAGATGAGTCCAATCCCATTCTTGCAGGGTTAAAGGATCGCAAAGCATTATTAAAAGGCCGCTGTGGTATCTGTAAATGGCTAAATGTCTGTAATGGCAATTTCCGTGCCCGGGCGGAAGCTGCCACAGGTGATTTCTGGGAATCAGATCCAGCCTGTTATTTGACAGACGAAGAGATCGGTATCGTAAAATAG
- a CDS encoding acetyl-CoA C-acetyltransferase: MKEVVIVSAVRTPVGSFNGALSPFTAVDLGAIVIKEAIVRSGIRAEQVEEVIFGNVLQAGLGQNPARQAAIKAGIPAEASAYTINKVCGSGLKSVNIAAQTIMTGDADIVIAGGMESMTNAPYVLDSKARWGLRMGHSKIVDTMIQDGLWCAFNDYHMGITAENVAEAYGISREEQDQLAAESQQKAIQAIAEGVFKEEIVPVIIKNKKGESVFDTDEYPRAGTTAETLKGLKPAFKKEGTVTAGNASGINDGAAAIVLMSADKAKELGITPLARIRSFGSAGVDPSVMGIGPVPATRKALAKAGLTVADLDLIEANEAFAAQFLAVGKELGFAKEKVNIHGGAIALGHPIGASGARILVTLLHGMKQKDAKVGLATLCIGGGQGVATIVELI; this comes from the coding sequence ATGAAAGAAGTAGTAATTGTAAGTGCTGTACGTACTCCTGTAGGTAGTTTCAATGGTGCCTTGTCGCCTTTTACAGCCGTTGACTTAGGAGCCATTGTGATTAAAGAAGCAATTGTTCGCAGTGGCATTCGTGCAGAGCAGGTTGAAGAAGTTATTTTTGGTAATGTATTACAAGCTGGTCTGGGACAAAATCCTGCCCGACAAGCGGCAATTAAAGCAGGTATTCCTGCTGAGGCGTCGGCTTATACCATCAATAAAGTGTGTGGCTCTGGACTGAAGTCTGTAAATATAGCAGCCCAGACGATTATGACAGGTGATGCGGATATTGTAATAGCAGGTGGTATGGAAAGCATGACCAATGCTCCTTATGTTTTAGATAGTAAGGCACGCTGGGGATTGCGTATGGGACATTCAAAGATTGTTGATACGATGATTCAGGACGGTTTGTGGTGCGCATTTAATGACTATCATATGGGGATTACCGCTGAAAATGTGGCTGAGGCCTATGGTATTAGTCGTGAAGAGCAAGATCAGTTAGCAGCTGAGTCACAGCAAAAGGCGATCCAGGCAATTGCTGAGGGTGTATTCAAAGAGGAAATTGTGCCCGTTATTATAAAGAATAAGAAAGGTGAGAGTGTTTTTGATACAGATGAATATCCTAGAGCAGGAACGACTGCTGAAACCTTAAAGGGCTTAAAACCTGCCTTTAAGAAAGAGGGTACAGTAACTGCGGGTAATGCTTCCGGCATTAATGATGGGGCGGCAGCTATTGTATTAATGTCTGCCGATAAAGCGAAAGAATTAGGGATTACGCCTTTAGCTCGTATCCGCTCCTTCGGTTCAGCAGGTGTTGATCCAAGTGTTATGGGAATTGGTCCTGTTCCAGCCACTCGGAAAGCCTTGGCTAAAGCAGGTTTGACTGTAGCTGATTTGGACTTAATTGAAGCCAACGAGGCTTTTGCAGCTCAGTTTTTAGCGGTAGGCAAAGAGCTTGGTTTTGCAAAAGAAAAGGTAAATATCCACGGTGGTGCAATTGCCCTTGGACATCCTATAGGAGCTAGTGGAGCGCGTATATTGGTAACACTTTTACATGGAATGAAGCAAAAGGATGCAAAAGTAGGATTGGCAACCTTATGCATTGGCGGCGGACAGGGCGTAGCAACAATTGTAGAGTTGATATAA
- a CDS encoding type III PLP-dependent enzyme, whose product MNSYFKLSKAAVESLAQQYDTPLLLVSTEQVERNYSFLASYLPGVKMHYAVKANPHEAIIRKLAELGSYFDVASDGEMQFLTDMGIPAERMVYANPVKTASGLKIAKHIGVYKFTFDSESEISKMAKAIPGGTVLLRVRVDNPNALVDLNKKFGAHPDEVLPLLTLARQQGLDVAGLCFHVGSQSSSADAYVESLEIFRRLYDQAKEAGFDLRILDIGGGFPIPVIDGNTIDIVAMLQTINKAITHYFPDTEIWAEPGRFICGTVANLITRVIGTQKRNGKQWYFLDDGLYGTFSGVIFDHWDFELETFKSGEKVPATFAGPSCDSLDILFQDKWIPSLEMDDLILVPTCGAYTSASATEFNGFSKTRILVWEEVKDSLKINT is encoded by the coding sequence ATGAATAGTTATTTTAAATTATCAAAAGCAGCTGTTGAAAGTTTGGCACAACAATATGATACCCCGTTGTTATTGGTGTCAACAGAACAAGTAGAACGTAATTATTCTTTTTTGGCGAGTTATTTACCGGGAGTGAAAATGCATTACGCGGTAAAAGCCAATCCTCATGAAGCAATTATCCGGAAATTGGCTGAATTGGGTTCGTATTTTGATGTAGCATCAGATGGAGAAATGCAATTTTTAACGGATATGGGCATTCCAGCAGAACGTATGGTATATGCCAATCCGGTGAAGACGGCAAGCGGACTTAAGATAGCCAAGCATATCGGTGTATATAAATTTACCTTTGATAGTGAAAGTGAAATAAGTAAAATGGCCAAGGCAATACCTGGTGGGACGGTGCTGCTCCGGGTTAGAGTGGACAATCCTAATGCCTTGGTCGATCTAAATAAGAAATTTGGTGCTCATCCTGATGAAGTATTACCCCTTCTTACCTTGGCTCGTCAGCAAGGTCTTGATGTGGCTGGCCTATGTTTTCATGTGGGCAGTCAATCTTCCAGTGCTGATGCCTATGTAGAGTCATTAGAAATATTTCGGCGTTTGTATGATCAGGCAAAAGAAGCAGGTTTTGATTTGCGCATCCTAGACATCGGAGGCGGTTTCCCTATCCCAGTAATTGATGGTAATACGATTGATATTGTTGCTATGCTGCAAACGATTAATAAAGCCATTACCCACTACTTCCCTGATACGGAAATTTGGGCTGAACCTGGGCGTTTTATCTGCGGAACAGTAGCGAATCTAATTACTCGCGTGATTGGTACTCAAAAGCGCAATGGGAAACAATGGTATTTCCTGGATGATGGATTATATGGTACTTTTTCAGGAGTTATTTTTGATCATTGGGATTTTGAATTAGAAACCTTTAAAAGTGGCGAGAAGGTACCTGCTACCTTTGCAGGACCAAGCTGTGATTCCTTGGACATTTTGTTCCAGGATAAATGGATTCCTAGCTTAGAAATGGATGATCTGATATTAGTGCCAACTTGCGGGGCTTATACCTCAGCGTCGGCTACTGAGTTTAATGGTTTTTCTAAAACCCGGATCCTAGTATGGGAAGAAGTAAAGGATAGTTTAAAAATAAATACATGA
- a CDS encoding HD-GYP domain-containing protein, translating into MVAVKNLSPGLVLSDAVITPAGKTLLNAGGVLSQRAISLLSMWGVNYVYINGEDDHEPLEGQAILPSPSSSFDISAECKQFFQEYDSILTSTDSSFEFVRNQNKVPVLALKSTSFAIYSSILTTGPALMDYLLISDYQLASKIARHTAMVAYICGLIGRQLHYNETELKALTLAGLLHDIGKMVISHENSSTSEKAHVINGAQLIKNVKGISDEVTLSVLQHHEYLDGTGFPMGISGPRIHPYAKIIAIADIFHYHSYIEDYCNPFNALNVLTKDMFGKLDPTICQMFTKQVRDSLLNSNVILSDGQEATIIFFSPNSNDPIVKTLDQKLIDLSADKTRSINRMCTPDYPLS; encoded by the coding sequence ATGGTCGCCGTTAAAAATCTAAGCCCAGGTTTGGTACTCAGTGATGCTGTCATCACTCCCGCTGGAAAAACGCTGTTGAATGCAGGGGGAGTTTTAAGTCAGCGAGCCATCTCACTCCTTAGCATGTGGGGTGTCAATTATGTTTATATAAATGGTGAGGATGACCATGAGCCATTGGAAGGACAAGCTATATTGCCGTCTCCATCCTCTTCATTTGATATATCTGCTGAATGCAAGCAGTTCTTTCAAGAATATGATTCAATCCTAACCTCTACAGACAGTTCTTTTGAATTTGTGCGCAACCAAAATAAGGTTCCTGTTCTAGCTCTTAAGAGCACTTCGTTTGCTATCTATTCTTCGATACTGACAACAGGACCCGCCCTTATGGATTACCTGCTGATTAGCGATTATCAACTAGCCAGCAAGATCGCACGCCACACTGCCATGGTAGCCTATATCTGTGGATTAATCGGCAGGCAGCTCCATTATAATGAAACGGAGCTTAAAGCACTCACCTTAGCCGGACTGCTCCATGATATTGGGAAAATGGTTATTAGTCATGAAAACAGTTCCACTTCCGAAAAAGCGCATGTTATAAATGGAGCCCAGCTGATTAAGAATGTTAAAGGCATTTCTGACGAAGTAACCTTGAGCGTTTTACAACATCATGAATATTTGGACGGTACTGGCTTCCCCATGGGTATTTCCGGTCCAAGAATTCATCCCTATGCTAAAATTATTGCCATTGCCGATATATTTCATTACCATTCCTATATAGAAGACTATTGCAATCCTTTTAATGCTCTTAATGTATTAACAAAGGATATGTTTGGCAAACTTGACCCTACCATCTGTCAAATGTTTACGAAACAGGTTCGTGATTCTTTATTAAATAGTAATGTCATCTTAAGCGATGGACAAGAAGCAACGATTATTTTCTTTTCGCCTAACTCAAATGATCCAATTGTTAAAACTCTCGATCAAAAGCTGATTGATCTATCTGCCGATAAAACCCGCAGCATCAATCGAATGTGCACTCCTGATTATCCCTTATCCTAA
- a CDS encoding YdcF family protein — MFYLCTISLVSDRLIGSLEKEYPVPSLVEGDVIVMLGGGSTLDTPNVNGLGHLSGFAANRLLTSAQLYQKLHIPIILSGGKVLETTGCEAQISKLILLGLGVPEEKIIIEDKSLNTTENAMYTKVLLGKYGFKRPVLVTSAFHMKRSVLQFEKTQVTVLPYPTDYQSNIKNQFELHQLWPSAGALLNTSLALKEYVGILAVNWY; from the coding sequence TTGTTTTATTTATGTACGATTTCCCTGGTAAGTGATCGATTAATAGGATCTTTGGAAAAAGAGTATCCAGTTCCCAGTTTGGTAGAAGGGGATGTTATTGTCATGCTGGGAGGAGGATCAACCCTTGATACACCGAATGTCAACGGATTAGGACATTTGTCAGGCTTTGCTGCCAATCGTCTTTTAACTTCGGCTCAGCTGTACCAAAAGCTGCATATTCCTATTATCTTATCAGGCGGAAAAGTCTTAGAGACTACAGGGTGTGAGGCACAGATCAGCAAGCTTATTTTGCTTGGGTTAGGAGTTCCGGAAGAGAAAATTATTATTGAAGATAAAAGTTTAAATACTACGGAAAATGCGATGTATACGAAAGTGCTGCTGGGAAAGTATGGATTTAAACGGCCTGTTCTGGTGACCTCAGCTTTTCATATGAAACGGTCTGTATTGCAATTTGAGAAGACACAGGTAACTGTTCTGCCTTATCCAACGGATTATCAAAGTAATATAAAAAATCAATTTGAGCTACATCAATTATGGCCTTCGGCAGGTGCTCTGCTGAATACAAGTTTAGCATTGAAAGAATACGTAGGTATTTTAGCAGTTAATTGGTATTAG
- a CDS encoding TIGR00366 family protein yields the protein MVNAIAKFFTNLVNRFLPDPLVFAILLTIITFVLGIAMTPNSPLDMVKLWGDGFWNLLGFAMQMALVLVTGHALASSAPIKKGMTKLASIAKTPAQGVMLVTFMSAVACIINWGFGLVVGAMFAREVARRIPKSDYRLLIASAYIGFLTWHGGLSASIPLVAATKGNPMEKICGLIPISSTIFTPYNIFITVALIITLPFLTRMMMPKESEVVAVDPALLQDEVAVTKVVGKDATWAERIEESRLLAFVVGGFGIVYLGMYFLQKGFDINVNTVNLIFLTVGILLHKTPMAYARAITAATRGTSGILIQFPFYAGIQIMMEHSGLGGIITNWFVHIATKETFPIMAFFSSALINFAVPSGGGHWVIQGPFVMPAAQALGSDLGKAAMAIAYGEAWMNMAQPFWALPALAIAGLGVRDIMGYCVTALLFSGIIFVVGLHFF from the coding sequence TACTTACGATTATCACATTTGTGTTGGGCATTGCCATGACCCCAAACAGCCCACTAGATATGGTTAAGCTATGGGGGGATGGATTCTGGAATCTATTGGGTTTTGCCATGCAGATGGCTTTAGTATTGGTTACTGGGCATGCTTTAGCCAGCTCAGCACCCATTAAGAAGGGAATGACTAAACTCGCATCCATTGCCAAGACACCGGCTCAGGGAGTTATGTTAGTGACATTTATGTCTGCTGTTGCTTGCATTATTAACTGGGGATTTGGCTTGGTTGTTGGTGCTATGTTTGCCCGGGAAGTGGCTCGCCGCATTCCAAAATCGGATTATCGATTGCTCATTGCATCAGCCTATATTGGATTTTTGACATGGCATGGCGGTTTATCTGCTTCGATTCCTTTGGTGGCTGCGACAAAAGGCAATCCCATGGAAAAAATATGCGGTCTGATTCCAATTTCGAGCACGATTTTTACGCCGTATAATATTTTTATTACAGTAGCCTTAATTATTACTTTACCCTTTTTGACTCGCATGATGATGCCAAAGGAAAGTGAAGTCGTTGCAGTGGATCCTGCCCTTTTGCAAGATGAGGTGGCAGTTACCAAAGTGGTAGGGAAAGATGCCACTTGGGCGGAAAGAATTGAGGAAAGTCGTTTATTGGCCTTTGTCGTAGGAGGCTTTGGTATTGTGTATCTAGGTATGTACTTTCTTCAAAAAGGTTTTGATATTAACGTGAATACTGTTAATTTGATATTTTTAACGGTGGGCATTTTGCTGCATAAAACTCCTATGGCCTATGCCAGAGCGATTACCGCTGCAACTCGTGGCACCTCTGGTATTTTAATTCAATTTCCTTTTTACGCCGGCATTCAGATTATGATGGAGCATTCTGGCTTGGGCGGCATTATTACAAACTGGTTTGTGCATATAGCCACTAAGGAAACATTTCCGATTATGGCCTTCTTTAGTTCGGCATTAATAAATTTTGCAGTCCCATCAGGTGGTGGACACTGGGTAATACAAGGGCCGTTTGTTATGCCAGCAGCTCAGGCCTTAGGTTCCGATTTGGGGAAAGCGGCTATGGCGATTGCTTATGGTGAAGCGTGGATGAATATGGCTCAGCCATTTTGGGCATTGCCTGCATTGGCAATTGCTGGTTTAGGTGTTAGAGATATTATGGGATATTGTGTAACGGCTCTGCTGTTTTCTGGGATTATTTTTGTTGTGGGATTACATTTTTTCTAA
- a CDS encoding GNAT family N-acetyltransferase produces MMISLLRGKDTDEVIEFLKQDSIAGAFIIGNVLEFGLDNRKDQRRCGDYYGYFSKGQLTGILPFYNMGSCIPLFHEEEVIEPFAQIMVHRPLEMLIGMKKFIQPLYDIISGEKNTLTYQESSYFVNKSLTPFPLGDSSFAEANELDHHRVVAFVKDAYWHGFHQQYSLEEVEAFVEQRAIEEELLFLMAEGKMVAQAYIQAATDEINQIGGVYTVEEERGKGYCKALVSKLCQNIIKRGKTPTLIVRKNNFSAVRAYTSLGFTYFDDYLLIKLQV; encoded by the coding sequence ATGATGATTTCATTGCTTAGGGGGAAAGATACAGATGAGGTAATAGAATTTTTAAAGCAAGATAGTATAGCAGGTGCTTTTATCATAGGAAATGTGCTGGAATTTGGCTTGGATAATCGTAAAGATCAGAGAAGATGCGGCGATTATTACGGATATTTTTCAAAGGGTCAATTAACCGGGATATTGCCTTTTTATAACATGGGCAGCTGTATCCCTTTATTTCATGAGGAGGAAGTGATTGAGCCTTTTGCTCAGATTATGGTGCACCGTCCCCTAGAGATGTTAATCGGCATGAAGAAGTTTATTCAGCCTTTGTATGATATCATTTCCGGAGAGAAAAACACGTTAACGTATCAGGAGAGCAGTTATTTTGTAAATAAGAGCTTAACGCCTTTTCCGTTAGGAGACAGCAGTTTTGCCGAAGCAAATGAGCTTGATCATCATCGTGTAGTAGCTTTTGTAAAGGATGCCTACTGGCACGGTTTCCATCAGCAATACAGCCTGGAAGAAGTCGAAGCATTTGTGGAGCAGCGTGCCATTGAGGAAGAACTATTATTTCTTATGGCAGAAGGTAAAATGGTTGCCCAGGCATATATCCAAGCGGCTACGGATGAAATTAATCAGATTGGCGGTGTGTATACCGTAGAAGAAGAACGGGGGAAAGGATATTGCAAGGCCCTTGTATCTAAACTATGTCAAAATATTATCAAGCGTGGAAAGACGCCGACGCTAATCGTACGTAAAAATAATTTTTCCGCAGTACGAGCTTACACCTCTTTAGGATTTACGTACTTTGATGATTATCTTCTGATCAAACTTCAAGTATAG